A genomic region of Vitis vinifera cultivar Pinot Noir 40024 chromosome 7, ASM3070453v1 contains the following coding sequences:
- the LOC100254595 gene encoding cyclin-P3-1, with amino-acid sequence MSQGALTLDMGTLAIDDDIAGSDLYLALGLKELGKGVIGTPRVLLLLSSLLERSVQKNETLLETAQIKDAITIFHGSRAPTLSVRQYIDRIFKYSGCSPSCFVVAHIYVDRFLQHTDAHLTSLNVHRLLITSVMVAAKFIDDAFFNNAYYAKVGGVSTAELNRLEMKFLFSLDFRLQVTVETFRSYCSQLDKEVAGGLQIERPFQACGIKESWSSKEDSCASTIAR; translated from the exons ATGTCCCAAGGAGCT CTCACTTTGGATATGGGGACTTTGGCTATTGACGATGATATTGCAGGCTCAGATCTTTACCTCGCCTTGGGACTAAAAGAATTGGGCAAAGGGGTTATAGGAACCCCTCGGGTTTTAttgcttctttcttctcttcttgaGAGATCTGTTCAGAAAAATGAGACATTACTGGAGACAGCACAAATTAAAGATGCCATTACAATATTTCATGGCTCAAGAGCACCCACTCTGAGTGTTCGACAATATATTGACCGCATTTTCAAGTACTCAGGCTGTAGCCCATCCTGCTTTGTTGTTGCACACATTTATGTGGACAGATTCCTTCAACACACTGATGCTCATTTAACTTCCCTCAATGTTCACCGGCTTCTAATCACAAGTGTAATGGTGGCAGCAAAGTTTATAGATGATGC ATTCTTCAACAATGCTTACTATGCCAAAGTGGGGGGAGTAAGCACAGCAGAGCTGAACAGACTGGAGATGAAGTTCTTGTTTAGTCTAGATTTCAGACTTCAAGTTACGGTTGAGACATTTAGGAGTTACTGTTCACAATTGGACAAAGAAGTTGCTGGAGGGCTGCAGATTGAACGGCCATTCCAAGCTTGCGGGATTAAAGAAAGCTGGTCAAGCAAAGAGGATTCTTGTGCTTCCACAATTGCAAGATGA
- the LOC100252706 gene encoding DAR GTPase 3, chloroplastic isoform X1 has translation MAVALCGVWMPNPTLSGNVLPSQIKPSTTALAATPHLASSSTIQIVGGKSHGQYVNGGVSSNRTFEDISEESYWTNLDADLYHWTKKLRPIQWYPGHIAKTEKELKEQLKLMDVVIEVQDARIPLSTSHPQMESWLGNRKRILVLNREDMISTEDRNAWATYYAMQGIKVVFSNGQLGMGSMKLSRLAKTLASGVNVKRRAKGLLPRPVRAGIVGYPNVGKSSLINRLLKRRMCPAAPRPGVTRQLKWVQFGKDLELLDSPGIIPMRISDQSAAIKLAICDDIGERSYDVADVAAILVQMLTRIPAVGPKALYNRYKIDTDGLCGNIFVQKLALQLFNGDTHQAAFRILTDFRKDTKRMTVCTSLDICKGA, from the exons ATGGCGGTTGCGCTCTGTGGAGTATGGATGCCAAACCCTACGCTCTCAGGGAATGTTCTTCCCTCCCAAATCAAACCATCAACAACGGCTCTCGCTGCGACACCTCATCTTGCCTCCTCATCCACCATTCAG ATTGTTGGTGGAAAATCTCATGGCCAGTATGTAAATGGGGGTGTCAGTTCCAATAGAACTTTTGAGGACATCTCAGAAGAAAGTTATTGGACCAATCTAGATGCTGATCTTTACCATTGGACAAAAAAACTGCGCCCTATTCAG TGGTATCCTGGGCATATTgcaaaaacagaaaaagaacTCAAAGAACAACTGAAGCTGATGGATGTTGTGATTGAGGTGCAGGATGCAAGAATTCCTCTATCCACGAGTCATCCACAG ATGGAATCTTGGCTTGGTAATAGGAAAAGAATTTTAGTCTTGAATAGAGAAGACATGATATCAACTGAAGATCGGAATGCTTGGGCAACATATTATGCGATGCAAGgaattaaagttgttttttctaATGGGCAACTTGGAATG GGAAGCATGAAGTTAAGTAGATTAGCAAAGACATTGGCTTCTGGTGTGAATGTTAAACGAAGAGCCAAAGGACTACTGCCTCGTCCA GTTCGAGCCGGAATAGTTGGGTATCCAAATGTGGGGAAATCATCTTTGATAAATCGGTTGCTGAAGAGGAGAATGTGTCCTGCAGCTCCCAGACCAGGTGTTACAAGACAACTGAA ATGGGTTCAATTTGGGAAAGATTTGGAGTTGCTAGACTCTCCTGGCATAATTCCAATGCGGATTAGTGATCAGTCAGCTGCAATAAAGCTAGCAATATGTGATGACATTGGGGAGAGATCGTATGATGTTGCTGACGTTGCTGCAATTCTTGTACAGATGCTGACAAGGATTCCAGCTGTAG GTCCAAAAGCTCTCTACAACCGTTACAAGATTGATACAGATGGTCTCTGTGGTAACAT ATTCGTTCAGAAGCTCGCACTCCAATTGTTCAATGGAGACACTCATCAAGCAGCATTCCGCATCTTGACAGATTTCCGAAAAG ACACCAAGAGGATGACGGTGTGTACAAGCCTTGATATATGTAAAGGTGCCTAA
- the LOC100252706 gene encoding DAR GTPase 3, chloroplastic isoform X2: MAVALCGVWMPNPTLSGNVLPSQIKPSTTALAATPHLASSSTIQIVGGKSHGQYVNGGVSSNRTFEDISEESYWTNLDADLYHWTKKLRPIQWYPGHIAKTEKELKEQLKLMDVVIEVQDARIPLSTSHPQMESWLGNRKRILVLNREDMISTEDRNAWATYYAMQGIKVVFSNGQLGMGSMKLSRLAKTLASGVNVKRRAKGLLPRPVRAGIVGYPNVGKSSLINRLLKRRMCPAAPRPGVTRQLKWVQFGKDLELLDSPGIIPMRISDQSAAIKLAICDDIGERSYDVADVAAILVQMLTRIPAVQKLSTTVTRLIQMVSVVTYSFRSSHSNCSMETLIKQHSAS, translated from the exons ATGGCGGTTGCGCTCTGTGGAGTATGGATGCCAAACCCTACGCTCTCAGGGAATGTTCTTCCCTCCCAAATCAAACCATCAACAACGGCTCTCGCTGCGACACCTCATCTTGCCTCCTCATCCACCATTCAG ATTGTTGGTGGAAAATCTCATGGCCAGTATGTAAATGGGGGTGTCAGTTCCAATAGAACTTTTGAGGACATCTCAGAAGAAAGTTATTGGACCAATCTAGATGCTGATCTTTACCATTGGACAAAAAAACTGCGCCCTATTCAG TGGTATCCTGGGCATATTgcaaaaacagaaaaagaacTCAAAGAACAACTGAAGCTGATGGATGTTGTGATTGAGGTGCAGGATGCAAGAATTCCTCTATCCACGAGTCATCCACAG ATGGAATCTTGGCTTGGTAATAGGAAAAGAATTTTAGTCTTGAATAGAGAAGACATGATATCAACTGAAGATCGGAATGCTTGGGCAACATATTATGCGATGCAAGgaattaaagttgttttttctaATGGGCAACTTGGAATG GGAAGCATGAAGTTAAGTAGATTAGCAAAGACATTGGCTTCTGGTGTGAATGTTAAACGAAGAGCCAAAGGACTACTGCCTCGTCCA GTTCGAGCCGGAATAGTTGGGTATCCAAATGTGGGGAAATCATCTTTGATAAATCGGTTGCTGAAGAGGAGAATGTGTCCTGCAGCTCCCAGACCAGGTGTTACAAGACAACTGAA ATGGGTTCAATTTGGGAAAGATTTGGAGTTGCTAGACTCTCCTGGCATAATTCCAATGCGGATTAGTGATCAGTCAGCTGCAATAAAGCTAGCAATATGTGATGACATTGGGGAGAGATCGTATGATGTTGCTGACGTTGCTGCAATTCTTGTACAGATGCTGACAAGGATTCCAGCT GTCCAAAAGCTCTCTACAACCGTTACAAGATTGATACAGATGGTCTCTGTGGTAACAT ATTCGTTCAGAAGCTCGCACTCCAATTGTTCAATGGAGACACTCATCAAGCAGCATTCCGCATCTTGA